One part of the Cyclobacteriaceae bacterium genome encodes these proteins:
- the uvrA gene encoding excinuclease ABC subunit UvrA: MNPQTLVTDTQLDNLDPKEYIIIKRARVNNLKNLSVAIPRNKLVVITGLSGSGKSSLAFDTLFAEGQRMYVESLSSYARQFLGRMEKPEVDYIRGVSPAIAIEQKVNTRNPRSTVGTTTEVYDYLKLLFARIGKTYSPVSGKEVKRDTVTDVVNEINKLPEGTRIMVASPLALKKGKKIQEELNLLLSKGFARVLVDGEPKFIEDLLAEKKKSFAKDARVEILIDRAVVNATDDDTVFRLSDSVQTAFYEGHDECIIYAEGHKPMHFSDRFELDGIKFTEPSVNFFSFNNPYGACRTCEGFGKVLGIDEDLVIPDKSLSVYEGAVAPWRSEVMGEWLKPLLKNGIKFDFPIHRPYHELSEKEKEVLWKGNAYFDGIHAFFKYLESKTHKIQYRVLLSRYRGRTNCPDCKGTRLRKDAHYVKIANTSIIDLALLPMEDALEFFTKLKLPEYDKKVSNRILTEITTRLEYLVKVGLGYLTLNRLTSTLSGGEYQRIKLATSLGSALVGSMYIMDEPSIGLHPKDTSRMIEVLKSLRDLGNTVIVVEHEEEIMRAADQIIDIGPEAGAHGGELVYQGSLKDLNAPLTNGQRKFVSHTTNYLAGKDKIDIPARRRKWKDSIIVAGARENNLKNLTVQFPMGILTVVTGVSGSGKSTLIKKILYPAVGRLSGSVAESPGKYDKLEGDLSRITQVEFVDQNPIGKSSRSNPISYVKAYDAIRQLYADQPLAKQRGYKPSHFSFNVEGGRCETCEGEGEIKVEMQFMADIFLKCESCQGKRFKQEILEIEYNGATIADVLDMTVEDGLEFFKDKKSIHEKIQPLFDVGMGYVKLGQSSNTLSGGEAQRVKLASFLGKNSADGSILFIFDEPTTGLHFHDISKLLKAINALVDQGHTVIVIEHNMEVIKCADWIIDLGPEGGEKKGGKLLFAGTPEDMVKKAKGSYTADFLRQKMSN, encoded by the coding sequence GTGAACCCGCAAACCCTAGTGACAGACACCCAACTCGACAATCTCGATCCTAAAGAATACATCATCATAAAACGCGCTCGGGTAAACAACCTTAAAAACCTGAGCGTGGCCATTCCGCGAAATAAACTGGTGGTTATTACCGGGCTTTCCGGCTCGGGCAAATCGTCATTGGCGTTTGATACACTGTTTGCAGAAGGCCAGCGCATGTATGTGGAAAGCCTGAGCTCCTATGCCCGCCAGTTTCTGGGTCGGATGGAAAAGCCAGAAGTGGATTACATCCGCGGTGTTTCACCGGCCATTGCCATAGAACAAAAGGTGAATACCCGCAACCCGCGATCGACTGTGGGTACCACAACTGAAGTATACGATTACCTGAAGTTGCTTTTCGCCCGTATCGGCAAAACGTACTCACCGGTAAGTGGCAAAGAGGTTAAACGCGATACCGTAACCGATGTTGTAAATGAAATCAACAAACTGCCCGAAGGTACCCGCATTATGGTGGCCAGTCCGCTTGCCCTGAAAAAGGGCAAAAAAATACAAGAAGAATTAAACCTGCTGTTAAGCAAAGGATTTGCCCGCGTACTTGTTGATGGTGAACCTAAATTTATTGAAGATCTTTTGGCCGAAAAGAAAAAATCTTTTGCCAAAGATGCCCGGGTAGAAATACTGATTGATCGCGCAGTGGTAAATGCTACCGATGATGATACGGTGTTCAGGCTTTCAGATTCCGTTCAAACTGCTTTTTATGAAGGCCATGACGAATGCATTATTTATGCCGAAGGCCATAAACCCATGCACTTCTCCGACCGGTTTGAACTGGACGGCATAAAGTTCACAGAGCCCTCCGTAAATTTTTTCAGCTTCAATAATCCCTACGGTGCATGCCGCACGTGCGAAGGATTCGGCAAAGTATTGGGCATTGATGAAGACCTCGTTATCCCTGACAAATCCTTATCGGTGTATGAAGGTGCCGTAGCGCCCTGGCGAAGTGAAGTGATGGGCGAATGGCTTAAACCGCTGTTAAAAAACGGCATCAAGTTCGATTTTCCGATCCATCGTCCGTACCATGAGTTATCGGAAAAAGAAAAAGAAGTTTTGTGGAAGGGTAACGCTTACTTTGATGGTATTCATGCCTTCTTCAAATACCTGGAATCCAAAACACACAAAATACAATACCGGGTTCTGTTATCGCGCTACCGCGGCAGGACCAACTGCCCCGATTGTAAAGGAACACGCTTGCGCAAGGATGCCCATTATGTGAAGATTGCCAATACCTCCATCATTGACCTGGCGTTATTGCCCATGGAGGATGCACTGGAATTTTTTACCAAACTCAAATTACCTGAGTACGATAAAAAAGTATCGAATAGAATTTTAACCGAAATTACTACACGACTGGAATACCTGGTGAAAGTAGGGTTGGGTTATTTAACCTTAAATCGCCTTACCTCCACGCTTTCGGGTGGCGAATACCAGCGCATAAAACTGGCTACTTCATTAGGCAGTGCGTTGGTGGGATCTATGTATATTATGGATGAACCGAGTATCGGCCTGCATCCGAAAGATACTTCACGGATGATAGAGGTATTGAAATCTTTACGCGATTTGGGCAACACCGTCATTGTGGTAGAGCATGAGGAAGAAATCATGCGGGCAGCCGACCAGATTATTGACATCGGCCCCGAAGCGGGCGCCCATGGAGGAGAGTTGGTGTACCAGGGTTCGTTAAAAGACCTGAATGCACCCCTGACCAACGGGCAGAGAAAATTTGTTTCCCACACCACCAATTATTTAGCAGGAAAGGACAAAATTGATATTCCTGCCAGGCGAAGAAAATGGAAAGACTCCATTATCGTTGCCGGTGCACGGGAAAACAATTTGAAAAATCTTACCGTGCAATTTCCGATGGGCATACTTACGGTGGTTACCGGTGTTAGTGGTTCAGGCAAATCAACCCTCATCAAAAAAATTCTATACCCCGCAGTGGGCCGTTTAAGCGGATCAGTGGCAGAGTCTCCCGGCAAATACGATAAACTGGAAGGTGATCTTTCACGCATCACCCAGGTTGAATTTGTAGATCAGAATCCTATAGGAAAATCATCCCGTTCCAACCCTATTTCATATGTAAAAGCCTACGATGCAATCCGCCAGTTGTATGCCGATCAGCCCCTTGCCAAACAACGCGGCTACAAACCCTCACACTTTTCTTTTAATGTAGAAGGTGGGCGTTGTGAAACGTGCGAAGGCGAAGGCGAAATAAAAGTAGAAATGCAGTTTATGGCAGATATTTTCCTGAAATGCGAATCTTGCCAGGGTAAACGTTTCAAGCAGGAAATATTGGAAATTGAATACAACGGTGCAACCATTGCCGATGTACTGGACATGACCGTAGAAGACGGTCTTGAATTTTTTAAAGACAAAAAATCTATTCACGAAAAAATACAACCCCTGTTTGATGTGGGCATGGGGTATGTAAAACTCGGGCAATCGTCAAATACTTTAAGCGGTGGTGAAGCTCAACGGGTAAAACTGGCTTCCTTCCTGGGAAAGAATTCAGCAGACGGAAGTATACTTTTCATTTTCGATGAACCTACCACCGGCCTGCATTTCCATGATATTTCAAAATTATTAAAAGCCATCAATGCCCTGGTCGACCAGGGACATACGGTAATCGTAATTGAGCACAACATGGAAGTAATAAAGTGTGCCGACTGGATTATAGACCTTGGCCCTGAAGGAGGAGAGAAAAAAGGTGGTAAGCTATTATTTGCAGGAACACCTGAGGATATGGTGAAGAAGGCGAAGGGGAGTTATACGGCAGATTTTTTAAGGCAAAAGATGAGCAACTGA
- a CDS encoding sigma-70 family RNA polymerase sigma factor — MTENKCSDSELVLRYQNGNEGAFETLLHRHKSRLYTAIYLIVRDRYVAEDLLQETFIKAVNTIRGGRYNEEGKFLPWISRIAHNLAIDYFRKKKRYPEIVLEDGSRLFNSMDFSEESMESKQIMHDSKSRLRGFIKELPTEQKQVLIMRHYLKMSFQEIADRTGVSINTALGRMRYALINLRKKMNNNQLAYDKDFYPRRPDQVSIPRDYGEGDAGN, encoded by the coding sequence ATGACAGAGAACAAATGCAGTGATAGCGAATTAGTGTTGCGCTATCAAAATGGTAACGAGGGGGCTTTTGAAACGCTTCTGCACCGCCATAAATCAAGGTTATATACCGCCATCTACCTGATCGTCCGTGACCGCTATGTGGCCGAGGACTTGTTGCAGGAGACCTTTATTAAAGCGGTAAATACCATACGCGGGGGACGGTATAACGAAGAGGGCAAATTCTTACCATGGATTAGTCGCATTGCGCATAACCTGGCCATAGATTATTTCCGGAAGAAGAAACGCTATCCGGAAATTGTGCTGGAGGATGGGAGCCGGTTGTTTAACTCGATGGATTTCTCCGAAGAGTCAATGGAGTCGAAGCAGATTATGCACGACTCCAAATCCAGGCTCCGGGGGTTCATCAAAGAGTTGCCAACCGAGCAGAAGCAGGTGTTGATTATGCGGCATTACCTGAAGATGAGTTTTCAGGAAATTGCCGATCGCACCGGGGTAAGCATCAACACGGCATTGGGCAGAATGCGTTATGCACTTATTAATCTCAGAAAGAAGATGAACAATAACCAGCTTGCCTATGATAAAGACTTTTACCCAAGACGACCTGATCAGGTATCTATACCACGAGACTACGGAGAAGGAGACGCAGGAAATTAG
- a CDS encoding glycosyltransferase family 4 protein — MKILVLHQFFNLPTVGGALRSYYLAHALVEKGIEVVVITTHNETSIREITSEGIEIHYLPVDYNNRYGFFKRVYSFWLFVWHIVKYAGKFREADVVYAISTPLTTGLAALWIKLRYKIPYYFEVGDLWPEAPVQMGFIKNPVLKAILYKLEKLIYKKSIAVVALSQPIQEAIEKTTPGKKVYQVPNMADTHFYLPEIRKPEVEQRFGVQNKFVVSYVGTLGLANGLEYMVHCAERVQAENLNIYFLICGDGKMYDDLQQLIDQKKLTNISLTGFLNREAVRDVLNVTDAVMVCYKHLPVLETGSPNKYFDALAAGKLIVINFGGWIKDELSQHSCGIAVDPKNPDDLIRQIKLLLADPVRLKGYQQNARKLAEQTYSRKKVGDRFARIFLNHIGT, encoded by the coding sequence GTGAAAATCCTCGTCCTTCACCAATTTTTTAATTTACCCACAGTCGGTGGTGCATTACGTTCCTATTACCTGGCCCATGCGCTGGTTGAAAAAGGTATTGAGGTTGTAGTGATCACCACACACAACGAGACCAGCATCAGGGAAATTACTTCTGAAGGAATTGAAATCCATTACCTGCCGGTAGACTACAATAACCGGTATGGTTTTTTCAAACGCGTTTATTCGTTCTGGCTTTTTGTGTGGCATATTGTGAAGTATGCTGGTAAATTTCGTGAGGCTGATGTGGTGTATGCCATTTCAACTCCGCTAACAACAGGCCTGGCTGCCTTGTGGATTAAACTCCGATACAAGATTCCATATTATTTTGAAGTGGGCGACTTATGGCCTGAAGCACCCGTGCAGATGGGGTTTATTAAGAATCCGGTACTGAAAGCCATACTCTACAAACTCGAAAAGCTTATTTATAAAAAATCCATCGCGGTTGTGGCCTTGTCGCAACCCATACAGGAGGCCATAGAAAAAACTACTCCCGGCAAGAAAGTGTACCAGGTTCCCAACATGGCCGACACACATTTTTATCTACCCGAAATAAGGAAGCCTGAAGTTGAACAACGCTTTGGTGTTCAAAACAAGTTTGTTGTCTCCTATGTCGGCACTCTTGGGCTTGCCAACGGATTGGAATATATGGTGCACTGCGCGGAACGTGTACAGGCTGAAAACCTGAACATATATTTTTTGATTTGCGGGGATGGAAAAATGTATGATGACCTGCAACAATTGATTGATCAGAAAAAACTAACCAACATTTCGTTAACCGGATTTTTAAATCGTGAAGCGGTGCGCGATGTGTTGAATGTGACGGATGCCGTTATGGTTTGCTATAAACACTTGCCCGTTTTGGAAACGGGCTCCCCGAATAAGTACTTTGATGCACTGGCAGCCGGAAAACTTATCGTAATCAATTTTGGGGGTTGGATAAAAGATGAACTTTCACAACATAGCTGCGGCATAGCCGTTGACCCAAAGAATCCGGATGACTTGATTCGTCAGATCAAACTATTACTTGCTGATCCGGTACGCTTGAAAGGCTATCAGCAAAATGCGCGTAAACTTGCCGAGCAAACCTATTCAAGAAAAAAAGTGGGAGATAGGTTTGCAAGAATTTTTTTGAACCACATAGGCACATAG
- a CDS encoding polyprenyl synthetase family protein, with protein MYTIPTYKRLIDQEISKHKFGQAPDSLYEPIRYLMGLGGKRMRPLLVLLAYSLFKKDVKSVVKYAVAVEAFHNFTLMHDDIMDNAPLRRGNVTVHEKWNVNTAILSGDVMLVRVYDMFLSLKPEVLKSVLKAFNNCAAEVCEGQQWDMEFETINAVTVDQYINMIRQKTAVLLGFSLELGGMLAGASKTDCKALREFGINIGIGFQLMDDLLDAYADPKKFGKQVGGDIIANKKTFLLITALERANKQQHTELQHWLQTKKFNKRAKVKAVKNIYDELQIPEITENKIKQYFNRGYKQLEKVGGNKSAKKIVAAFTEELIARQS; from the coding sequence ATGTATACAATTCCTACCTATAAGCGCCTGATCGATCAGGAAATCAGCAAGCATAAATTTGGCCAGGCACCTGATTCGCTGTATGAACCCATCCGCTACCTGATGGGGCTTGGTGGCAAGCGCATGCGACCCCTCTTAGTGCTGCTGGCCTATTCCCTGTTTAAAAAAGATGTCAAATCCGTGGTGAAGTATGCCGTGGCCGTGGAGGCTTTCCACAATTTTACGCTCATGCACGATGACATTATGGACAATGCCCCATTGCGCAGAGGAAACGTAACCGTACACGAAAAGTGGAATGTTAACACCGCTATCCTTTCGGGAGATGTTATGCTGGTGCGGGTTTACGATATGTTTTTGTCGCTCAAACCAGAGGTACTGAAGTCTGTGCTGAAGGCCTTCAACAACTGTGCAGCCGAAGTGTGCGAAGGGCAGCAATGGGACATGGAATTTGAAACCATAAACGCGGTAACGGTGGATCAATACATCAACATGATCCGGCAAAAAACTGCCGTGTTGTTAGGCTTTAGCCTGGAGTTGGGCGGTATGCTGGCGGGCGCGTCCAAAACCGATTGTAAGGCGCTGCGCGAGTTTGGCATCAACATCGGTATTGGTTTTCAATTGATGGACGATTTGCTGGATGCGTATGCAGATCCAAAGAAATTTGGCAAACAGGTAGGTGGCGATATCATCGCCAACAAGAAAACATTTCTACTGATTACCGCCCTCGAGCGCGCCAACAAACAACAGCATACTGAACTTCAGCATTGGCTGCAGACTAAAAAGTTTAACAAGCGAGCAAAAGTTAAGGCTGTTAAAAATATCTATGATGAACTTCAGATTCCTGAAATAACGGAGAACAAAATCAAACAATACTTTAACAGAGGCTACAAACAACTGGAAAAAGTTGGTGGAAATAAATCCGCCAAGAAAATAGTAGCGGCCTTCACGGAAGAATTGATTGCGCGGCAATCGTAA